The stretch of DNA AGGAATGAACTCGGTCTTTTTCGGTGCCAAAGGAGGATCCGCCGGGAACCCATTCAGATCCACTCCACCAGCCCACTTCAAGAAGGCCACTAACGAATCAATTTCTGCGTCAGTGAAATTATATTTTTGCATGCGACGATCGTTGGGATACATCGCCTGCGGGTCCTTCAACATCTGACGAATAAAAACTTCGCCTCTGCGCTGATAAACTTTTGTTAACTCTGGAGCGTAGTAAGCACCTTCTCCGAAGAGAGTGTGACAACCCATGCAGTTGTTATGCTCCCAAAGATCCTTTCCCTGTTTGACAGCTTCAGTGATTTGATCTTCGTTGGTTTGCGCTGGAATACGGTGAAACGTATCGATAGTTAACAGAACAAAGGCCAATGAACAAAGTCCTGTTCCCAATAGGAAGAAGGCTTTTGCACCTGATTTCGTTAACATAGCTTTCCTTTCTTAGTCGGCTTCAATTTAAAATGACTATGGGCCCAACTTGACACCTTCTTAAAAAGGCAGCTATGACTTTCATCATAAAGATTATCAAATCTGATGAGAAGCCCTCATCCAAAAACTGATAAA from Bdellovibrio sp. ArHS encodes:
- a CDS encoding c-type cytochrome, coding for MLTKSGAKAFFLLGTGLCSLAFVLLTIDTFHRIPAQTNEDQITEAVKQGKDLWEHNNCMGCHTLFGEGAYYAPELTKVYQRRGEVFIRQMLKDPQAMYPNDRRMQKYNFTDAEIDSLVAFLKWAGGVDLNGFPADPPLAPKKTEFIPAHLATNVLPKPEVFQQLCTACHTLSGSGGNVGPALDGIGTRKDTAWLKSWIKDPKAVKADTTMPTLPLTDAQLEEVVQFLSSQK